A stretch of DNA from Phenylobacterium koreense:
GGAACACGTTGACGTGGTCGTGGATCAGCGAGGTCAGCAGCACGCCGCTCGGGCGGTAGAGCTGGAACTTCGAGCGCCGGTCCGTGTCTGAGAGGATGTATTCGTCGCCCTCGATCACCACCGGTCCTGAACCCCAGTGGCCGGTGGCCTCCAGCGACGGAGATATGGCGCCGACCATCCAGCCCGGATCGGCGCCGGCCTCGACCAGGATATGGGCCATCAGGGCGGTGCAGGTCGACTTGCCGAAGGATCCGGCCACGACCGTGACCTGGCGCTGGCTGGTCACCTCGCCCAGCATCTCCGCAAAGGTCGTCACCGGGACGCCGCGCGCGCGGGCGGCAATGACTTCACGATTCGATTCACCGCCCAGCTTGGCGCTGGCCCCCAGGACGAGAACGTCCAGGTCCTGCGGCAGATTCTCCCCGTCGAATCGCCGGTAGAAGGGAAAGCCCAGCCCTTCGACATAGGTGGACATCGGCGGGAACACGTCTTCGTCAGACCCCGAGACCTGATGCCCCGCGTCACGCATCAGAAGCGCGACCGCGGCCATGCCTGCGCCGGCTATCCCTGTGAAATGAATACGCATTTCGTCAAGAGGACCCTTAATTCCCGCCCTTTCGTAGCCCCCGGCGAAGGCGGGGTCGATGGCCTACGGGGTCGCGGGGCCATTGGTCGCCAAGAAGCATTAATGCCCGTTTAACCATCCAGGCGGAACCTCGCCGGCGTCTTCATCGAAGACACCCACCATCACAGAACTTTCTCTCGAAGCCCGGCTCCGGCCGGGCTCTTTTTGCGATCTGTGGACAAACGCAATATGAGCGCTTGCACGCCGGATCGTCGCTGGGTATATCGCCGCCTCCAACGTGATCCCCGATAGCTCAGTTGGTAGAGCAGTCGGCTGTTAACCGACTTGTCGCAGGTTCGAGTCCTGCTCGGGGAGCCACTTGGATTTCAAATTTCCCGACAATTGAGATCCGCTCCCGACAGCCGCGCTAGCCGGCGATTGCGATGCGAACAACGCGCGTTAAGCTCGCCCCTTCAGTTCGGGAGCGTGCGATGAAGCGACGTGTTTTTCTTGGCGGCGCGGCTGCAGCGGTTGCGGCGCCGGTCCTGGCCCAGGCCCAGGCTCCAGGCCCTGTGCGGGTAAGGCTGGACACCGCCGACGGGCCCATCGTGCTGGAGCTCTATCCCGACAAGGCGCCGATCACGGCGGGGAACTTCCTTCGCTATGTGGACGAGAAGCGCTTCGATGGAGCGACCTTCTATCGAGCCTCCAAGGTGCCCAACGCCCCGGAGTTCGGCCTGGTCCAGGGCGGGGTGCAGAACGACCCGGCTAGGGTCCTGAAGCCCATCGCTCACGAGCCGACCACCAAGACCGGCCTCTCCCACACCAACGGCGCCATCTCCATGGGCCGGACCAGCCCCGGCACAGCCACCTCGGACTTCTTCATCTGCGTCGGCGACATGACCTACATGGACGCCGACCCCAAGCAGCCGGGCGACAACCTGGGCTTTGCGGCCTTCGGCAAGGTGGTCGAGGGCATGGAGATGGTGCAGAAGATCCTGGCCGCCCCCACCTCGCCGACCGCCGGCGAGGGCGTCATGAAGGGCGAGATGCTGGCCCAGCCGGTGAAGATCGTCACCGCCCGGCGCCTGCCTGCCTGATCGCACGGTCGAGAACCTCATAGATCGGCGCTTCGCCCGACTGGGCGGCGTTGAAGCGCAGGAAGCCGCGCCAGCCGCGTGAGGCGCTGAACGCCTCGCCAGGGGCCAGCACGACGCCTTCGGCCAGCGCTCGCTGGGCGATCTCGCCGCCGTCGAGGCCGTCCGGCAGCCGCATCCAGAGAAAGATTCCCGCCGCCGGCTCGACCCACGGCGTCAGGCCGAGCGGACGCAGCCGCGCCAGCGTCTCGCCCCGCGCCCGCGCCAGCCGCTCTCGCAGCGACGACAGATAGCGGCGATAGGCGCTGTCCATCAGGATCGCTTGGGTCAGCTCGGCCGCCAGCCCGCCGCCACCGAAGGAGGTCGCGACCTTCAGGTCGATCAGGCCTTCGGTCCACTCCCGCCGGGCGGCCACGAAGCCGCAGCGACCAGCGGCCGACATGGTCTTGGAGAAGCTGCCGATGACCACCACGCGCTCCAGGCCGTCGAAGGCCGCCAGGCGCGGCGAGGCCTCGGCCTCAAGGTCGGCATAGACCTCGTCCTCGACGATCAGAAGGTCATGCCGCTCGGCCAGCTTCAGCAGGCGGTGAGCGGTCACTGCCGAAAGCGTGGCCCCGGTGGGGTTCTGCGGGCCGGAATTGGTGATGTAGAGCCGCGGCTTGCGGGCGATCAGAATCTGTTCGAACTGGTCGAGGTCCGGGCCGGACGGCGTCCAGGGCGCCCCGACCACCTCCACGCGATGGGCGCGCAGCAGGGCCTGGAAATTGAAGTAGCAAGGATCGTCCACCAGGACCGTGTCGCCCGGCTCCAGCAGGAAGCGGCAGACGAGGTCCAGCGCCTGGACGCCGGATTCGGTCAGCATGATCTGGTCGGGCGGAGCTTCCAGGCCAAACCCGGCCAGCCGCCGCGATAGCAGGCTGCGCATGGTCGGGACGCCCAGCGGCGGGCTGTAGTCGGTCAGGTTGGGGTGCGGCGCCCGCGCCAGGCCCCGCAGGGCGCGCCGCACGGCGTCTTCAGGCATCCAGTCGCTCGGGAGCCAGCCGCAGCCGGGTTTCAGCGTCCCAGGCGCGGCCTCCAGCGATTGCCGAGAAACCCACAGCGGATCGATCAAGCGGTCGAGCCGCGGCCCCAGCTCGGCCAGGGCCAGCGGCGGACTGCGGCCGGCGACGTAGAAGCCCGAGCCGCGCCGCGCCTCCAGCACCCCCTCGGCGGCCAGCCGATCATAGGCCTCGACCACCGTGGATTTGGAAACGCCAGCGGCGGCGGCGAAGGCGCGGATCGACGGGGCCTTGGCGCCCGGCTGCAAGGTCCGCGCAGCGATGCGCTCACGGATCGCGCTCATCACCTCATCGACGCGGCCAGCCATCTGTCATGCCTTTCGAACCAGTACAGTTTGTCGAAACTGTATTGCACCGTACCTGTCGAGACGAGTCCCCACCCCCTAGTGCTCCGCGCAGGAGGCAAAGCATGGACGACAAGACGAGAGGCTGGATCGACGGCCTGTTGGGCGTGGCGATCTTCTCGGGATCACTGCCGGCGACACGGTTGGCGGTGGCCGATTTCGATCCGCTGTTCCTGACCGCCGGGAGAGCGGTGATCGCCGGGACTCTGGCCGCCCTGCTGCTGATGGCGACACGGGCTCAAAGGCCCTCGCGGCGCGAGCTGGCGGCCCTGGCGGTGATCGCCTCGGGCGTGGTGGCGGGGTTTCCGTTGCTCACCGCGATAGCCCTGCGCGAGATCACCGCGGCGCATTCGATCGTCTTCATCGGCCTGCTGCCCATGTCCACGGCGCTTTTCGCGGTCTATCTGGGCGGCGAGCGGCCCAGCCGGTCCTTCTGGGCCTTTGCGGGCCTGGGCGCGGCCATGGTCGCCGCCTTCGCCATGACGCGCGGAGCCGAGGGGTCCCTGAAGGGCGACCTCCTGATGGTGGCGGCCGTGGTCGTCTGCGGCCTGGGCTACGCCGAGGGCGGGCGGCTCTCGCGAACCTTGGGCGGCCTGCAGGTGATCTGCTGGGCGCTGGTCATCGCCCTGCCCGTCATGGCGCTGCTGGGCGCCCTGACCTGGCCGGAGGACCTGACGCATGTGAGCGCCCGCGCCTGGACGGGCCTGGGCTACGTGTCGCTGTTCAGCATGCTGATCGGATTTGTCTTCTGGTACCGCGGCCTGGCCCTGGGCGGGGTGGCGGCGGTGGGCCAGCTTCAGCTTCTGCAGCCGCTGATGGGGCTGGGGCTGGCGGCCTGGCTGCTGGGCGAGCCGGTGGGTTGGTCGATGGCCGGCGTGACCGCCGCCGTCGTGCTGTGCGTCGCGGGCGCCAAGCGTTTCGCCTGACGCCCGCCGAAGCGCTTAGTCCTTGGCGCGTTCCGAGTAGGTCCAGTCTTCCGTCAGGACGACCACGCGGGTGCCGCTGGTGATGTACGGCGGGACCATAATCCGCTCGCCATTGGTCAGGATCGCCGGCTTGTAGGACGAGGACGCGGTCTGACCCTTCACCGACGGCTCGGTCTCGGCGATCTCGAAGGTGACGGTGCGCGGCAGTTCCAGGGCGATCGGCACGCCCTCGTGCACCGACAGCACCACCGACATGCCGTCGCTCAGCCACGGCGCGGCGTCCCCGACCACGTCTTCCGAAACCACGACCTGGTCGAAGGTCTCGGGCTGCATGAAGTGATAGCCCTCGCCGTCCTGGTAGAGGAAGTTGTAGGTCCGGTCGTCCACGAAGGCGCGCTCGACCTGCTCGGTCGTGCGCCAGCGCTCTGACACCTTTACGCCGTCGGAGATGCGGCGCATGTCGAGCTGGGTGACCGGCGTGCCCTTGCCGGGGTGGATGTTCTGGGCGGTCAGGACGACATAGAGCTTGCCGTCCATGTCGACGACGGCGCCTTTCCTGAGCGAGCTGGCAGCGACCTTCACGTAGTTCGTCCTCAAGCCTATTGGGGAGGCCGGCCATCGGCCTCGCGCGATTCCGCCGAGCGGCGGTCTTGCCGCGCACCTACAGGATGAAGGCGAAATTCGCCAGTCATGATCGAAATCGCCGCATAGAGGACGCCCGTGCCGACAGCTTCACAAACGCCCTGGTGGCGCGCCGACGTCCATGAGGACCGCCGCCCGTTCCTGATGGCGCGCAACCAGATCACTCGGGCGGTGCGGCGCTGGTTCGAGGATCGGGACTTCGTCGAGGTCGAGGGCGCAGCCCTGCAGATCTCGCCCGGCAACGAGGCCCATCTGCACGCCTTTTCCACTGAAATCATTGGCAATTCCGGTGAGCATGAGACGCTCTACCTGCACACCTCCCCGGAGTTCGCCTGCAAGAAGCTGCTGGCGGCGGGAGAGAAACGGATCTTCGATTTCGCCCGGGTCTGGCGCAATCGCGAGCGCGGCCCGCTGCATCATCCCGAGTTCACCCTGCTCGAATGGTACCGGACGGGCGAGCCCTACGAGCAACTGATGACCGACTGCGCCGACTTGCTGGCGCTGGCGGCCGAGACGATAGGCGCCAAAAACCTCGCCTATCGGCAGGTTTCGTCCGATCCCTTCCAGGAACCTGAACGGTTGAGCCTGCAGGAGGCCTTCGAACGCCATGCCGGGATCAACCTGCTGGCCAGCGTCGCGGCCGACGGCGAGACCGACCGGGAACTCTTGGCTGATGGCGCAAGGGCTTGCGGCGTGCGCGTCGCCGACGACGACGTTTGGCAGGATATCTATTCGAAGGTGCTGGTCGAGAAGATCGAACCGCACCTGGGCGTGGGCCGGCCCACCATCCTCTGCGAGTACCCGATCAGCGAAGCAGCCCTCGCCCGCCCCAAGGCTGGCGACCCGCGGGTCGCCGAGCGGTTCGAGCTCTATGCTTGCGGGGTCGAACTCGCCAACGCCTTCGGCGAACTGACCGACCCGGCCGAGCAGCGGCGGCGGTTCCAGGCCGAGATGGACGAGAAGGCCCGGGTCTATGGCGAGCGCTATCCGATCGATGAGGACTTCCTCGCCGCCCTGGCCCACATGCCGCCGGCCTGCGGCTGCGCGCTGGGCTTCGACCGCCTGGTGATGCTGGCGACGGGAGCGAGCCGGATCGACCAGGTGGTCTGGACGCCGGTAGCCGGAGCATAGGCCGCAATTGCCCCGCGCGGCCCCATGGGCCATATGCGCGCCGATGAGCACCCTTCGCAAACCGGCGGACCTGGTGGCCGCGGGCCTGGCGCCGATGGAGCGCCTGCCCGAGCTGGAGCGCGTGGCCGCACGCTACGCGCTGGCCATCACCCCGGCCATGGCCGAACTGATCGACCCGACCGACCCAGCCGACCCGATCGCGCGCCAGCTCATGCCCGGCCAGGCCGAGCTGGAAGCCCAGCCGCTGGAGCGGGACGACCCGATCGGTGACTTCGCCTTCAGCCCGGTCGAGGGGATCGTCCACCGCTATCCAGACCGGGTGCTGCTGAAGGCCACCCACACCTGCGCCGTCTATTGCCGGTTCTGCTTCCGCCGCGAGATGGTCGGGCCAGAAGGCCTGAAGCCGCTGACCACCGAGACCCTCGACGCGGCGCTGGCCTACATCGCCGGCCGCCCGGAGATCTGGGAGGTGATCCTCACGGGCGGCGATCCCTTCGTCCTGTCCCCTCGCCGGCTAGCCGACATCTCCGCCCGCCTGGCCCGGATCGAGCATGTGAAGGTCGTGCGCTACCACACCCGCGTGCCGGTGGTGGACCCGGCGGCGGTGACCGATGAACTGGTCGAAGCGATCAAGTGCGAGGGCAAGGCGGTCTATGTCGCCCTGCACGCCAACCATCCGCGCGAGCTGACCACGGCGGCGCGGGCCGCCTGCGCCAGGATCGTCGACGCCGGCCTGCCGATGCTGAGCCAGACGGTGCTGCTGAAGGGCGTCAACGACGATCCGGAGGTGCTGGGCGCGCTGATGCGCGGCTTCGTCGAGACTCGGATCAAGCCCTACTACCTGCACCAGGGCGACCTTGCGCCGGGCACCTCGCACCTGCGGACCAGCGTCGAGGAAGGCCAGGCGGTGATGCGCGCCATGCGCGGCCGCTTCTCGGGCCTCTGCCAGCCGACCTACGTTCTCGACATCCCCGACGGCCACGGCAAGGTCCCCATCGGCCCGAACTATGTGGGCGAGGCCAGCGTCGAGGACCCTCAGGGAACCACGCACGCCTATCCGCCGAAGGGCTAGGCCAGCCCTACAGGTAAGGCCCCCACATGAAAGCGACCGTCCCGAACACGCCGGCCGCCGTATAGGCCGCGGCCAGGAAGACCACGGCAGCGGCGAACGCCTTCAGGCCGATATTTTCGCGCCTGGACGCAGCGAAATAGAGCTCAAGCAAGGTCAGCGGGATCAGGTAGCTGCCGAAGACGAGCACGACGTCGGCGGGGCCGGACATGTCGTCGGTCATGCCTACGGGCCCCTGGTTGACCAGGACCCACCCCATAAGCCCGACCCTCAGGAACCAGACGCCGCTCACGACCATGAAGGTGCGCATGGCCCAGATCCGATGGCGCTCGAAGCGGCGCTGGACCGCGCTGCGCCAGGCCAGGCCGGCGAAGAGCAGGATGAGCAGGCCGTTGACCAGAATGGCGACCGCCGAAACGACCGAGAGATAGGTTCCGCGGACCACAGCCAGCCAGATCCCGCTCAAAGCCATGAAACTGGCGATTGCGAGGAAGCTCCGCCCCGTCCAGCGGTGCAGGACCGGCCGAGTTCGACGCAAGCCGGGCACGAGTTGCATCAGGCCCATCAGCGTCACGGCCGACGCCAAGAGAGCGTGGGCGGCGAAGACGAAATTGCCGGCATCGTCGCCAGCGACATAACCATCGATCAGGGGCTTGTCATTCCAGGCGGCGAAGTCTCCGCGCGCGGTGCGGACTCCATAGAAGGCCAGGATGAACCAGATGAAGGCGGCTTGCCCAAAGGCGGCGACGAGGAACCATGCGACGCCCGCCCAACGCAGAGCGGTCGCGGCCAGGCTCGAGGCGGTGACGGAAGGATATGTGGTCGACATGGAGGCTCCGGGCAAAGACCTCGGGATGAGGTGATCTGCACGGAATGCGGGCGGGACGGATCGCCGTCTCGCCGATTTGGAATTCGGCCAGAACTTCTTGGCGTCCGCTTGCCGGACCCTGGACAGCCAGGCGCGCTCGCGCCATGAAAAACGCCCGCATCAGGGAGAACCCGATGTCCAGGGCGTCAGCCCTCAGCCCCCCTGCGGGCCGCATGCTGCGGCCCTGGCGGCCGCCCAGCCGGGTGACCGCCTATGGCTCGCTCGCCGTCGCTTCATTCGTTTGCTACATCGCCGCCCAGTTGCTCGACGCGCCCCTCGCCAAGCGCTTTGCGATCATCGGCCTGGGCGCATGCGGATGGTCGTGGCTGCTCACGCGGGCGCTATTCGACCCGGCAAAGCGCGACGTGCGTTGGGCGCGCATTGTGGGCCTGACCGTCGTCGTCACCGGCGGGCTTACCGCTCTCGTCCCCTCCGGCGGCGAGCTCTCCCGTTTCAGCGAGAACATCTACGCCCTCAGCGGCTCGGCGGCGCTGCTGCTGACCTTCGTCGAGCCGTTCCATCACTACCGGCCCAGCCTGCCAGCCGCCGAGAAGCGCTTCCGAGCGGCGTTTCTCGGGGTCTACACCCTGCTGATCATGGTTTCGATCATCGGGCTGCGCGCCTCGGACAGCGCGGCCAGCGCCCACGCCAACAGCGTGATCAAAAGCATCTGCGCCCTGGTCGGCCTGGTCGCCGCAACCGCGGCTGTATGGTACCGCCGTCGCCACCCGCTGCAGACGGAACAGAGGCCGACAGCGACCAGGCGCGCGGCGAACGCGGACGACGCCAGACTGGCCGAACGCCTCCTACGCCTGTTGCGCGAGGAGGAAATAGACAGGGACCCGGATCTGCGGGTCGCCGATGTGGCCGCACGGCTGGGCGAGCCGGAACACCGCGTCTCCCAGTGCG
This window harbors:
- a CDS encoding peptidylprolyl isomerase; the encoded protein is MKRRVFLGGAAAAVAAPVLAQAQAPGPVRVRLDTADGPIVLELYPDKAPITAGNFLRYVDEKRFDGATFYRASKVPNAPEFGLVQGGVQNDPARVLKPIAHEPTTKTGLSHTNGAISMGRTSPGTATSDFFICVGDMTYMDADPKQPGDNLGFAAFGKVVEGMEMVQKILAAPTSPTAGEGVMKGEMLAQPVKIVTARRLPA
- a CDS encoding PLP-dependent aminotransferase family protein; translation: MAGRVDEVMSAIRERIAARTLQPGAKAPSIRAFAAAAGVSKSTVVEAYDRLAAEGVLEARRGSGFYVAGRSPPLALAELGPRLDRLIDPLWVSRQSLEAAPGTLKPGCGWLPSDWMPEDAVRRALRGLARAPHPNLTDYSPPLGVPTMRSLLSRRLAGFGLEAPPDQIMLTESGVQALDLVCRFLLEPGDTVLVDDPCYFNFQALLRAHRVEVVGAPWTPSGPDLDQFEQILIARKPRLYITNSGPQNPTGATLSAVTAHRLLKLAERHDLLIVEDEVYADLEAEASPRLAAFDGLERVVVIGSFSKTMSAAGRCGFVAARREWTEGLIDLKVATSFGGGGLAAELTQAILMDSAYRRYLSSLRERLARARGETLARLRPLGLTPWVEPAAGIFLWMRLPDGLDGGEIAQRALAEGVVLAPGEAFSASRGWRGFLRFNAAQSGEAPIYEVLDRAIRQAGAGR
- a CDS encoding DMT family transporter, which encodes MDDKTRGWIDGLLGVAIFSGSLPATRLAVADFDPLFLTAGRAVIAGTLAALLLMATRAQRPSRRELAALAVIASGVVAGFPLLTAIALREITAAHSIVFIGLLPMSTALFAVYLGGERPSRSFWAFAGLGAAMVAAFAMTRGAEGSLKGDLLMVAAVVVCGLGYAEGGRLSRTLGGLQVICWALVIALPVMALLGALTWPEDLTHVSARAWTGLGYVSLFSMLIGFVFWYRGLALGGVAAVGQLQLLQPLMGLGLAAWLLGEPVGWSMAGVTAAVVLCVAGAKRFA
- the efp gene encoding elongation factor P, which codes for MKVAASSLRKGAVVDMDGKLYVVLTAQNIHPGKGTPVTQLDMRRISDGVKVSERWRTTEQVERAFVDDRTYNFLYQDGEGYHFMQPETFDQVVVSEDVVGDAAPWLSDGMSVVLSVHEGVPIALELPRTVTFEIAETEPSVKGQTASSSYKPAILTNGERIMVPPYITSGTRVVVLTEDWTYSERAKD
- the epmA gene encoding EF-P lysine aminoacylase EpmA — translated: MPTASQTPWWRADVHEDRRPFLMARNQITRAVRRWFEDRDFVEVEGAALQISPGNEAHLHAFSTEIIGNSGEHETLYLHTSPEFACKKLLAAGEKRIFDFARVWRNRERGPLHHPEFTLLEWYRTGEPYEQLMTDCADLLALAAETIGAKNLAYRQVSSDPFQEPERLSLQEAFERHAGINLLASVAADGETDRELLADGARACGVRVADDDVWQDIYSKVLVEKIEPHLGVGRPTILCEYPISEAALARPKAGDPRVAERFELYACGVELANAFGELTDPAEQRRRFQAEMDEKARVYGERYPIDEDFLAALAHMPPACGCALGFDRLVMLATGASRIDQVVWTPVAGA
- a CDS encoding lysine-2,3-aminomutase-like protein yields the protein MSTLRKPADLVAAGLAPMERLPELERVAARYALAITPAMAELIDPTDPADPIARQLMPGQAELEAQPLERDDPIGDFAFSPVEGIVHRYPDRVLLKATHTCAVYCRFCFRREMVGPEGLKPLTTETLDAALAYIAGRPEIWEVILTGGDPFVLSPRRLADISARLARIEHVKVVRYHTRVPVVDPAAVTDELVEAIKCEGKAVYVALHANHPRELTTAARAACARIVDAGLPMLSQTVLLKGVNDDPEVLGALMRGFVETRIKPYYLHQGDLAPGTSHLRTSVEEGQAVMRAMRGRFSGLCQPTYVLDIPDGHGKVPIGPNYVGEASVEDPQGTTHAYPPKG
- a CDS encoding DUF2306 domain-containing protein — protein: MSTTYPSVTASSLAATALRWAGVAWFLVAAFGQAAFIWFILAFYGVRTARGDFAAWNDKPLIDGYVAGDDAGNFVFAAHALLASAVTLMGLMQLVPGLRRTRPVLHRWTGRSFLAIASFMALSGIWLAVVRGTYLSVVSAVAILVNGLLILLFAGLAWRSAVQRRFERHRIWAMRTFMVVSGVWFLRVGLMGWVLVNQGPVGMTDDMSGPADVVLVFGSYLIPLTLLELYFAASRRENIGLKAFAAAVVFLAAAYTAAGVFGTVAFMWGPYL
- a CDS encoding helix-turn-helix domain-containing protein encodes the protein MSRASALSPPAGRMLRPWRPPSRVTAYGSLAVASFVCYIAAQLLDAPLAKRFAIIGLGACGWSWLLTRALFDPAKRDVRWARIVGLTVVVTGGLTALVPSGGELSRFSENIYALSGSAALLLTFVEPFHHYRPSLPAAEKRFRAAFLGVYTLLIMVSIIGLRASDSAASAHANSVIKSICALVGLVAATAAVWYRRRHPLQTEQRPTATRRAANADDARLAERLLRLLREEEIDRDPDLRVADVAARLGEPEHRVSQCVSLGLGFTNFNRLINHHRIERAKALLADGHERRSILEIAFECGFASIGPFNRAFKDEVGLTPRAFRAASRGEVASTG